GCCCGCCGCCTCGACCGCATCCTCCCACGCGCCCTCGCGGTGGCGCTGGCCGCCACCGGCCTCTGCCTCGCGGCGGCCGGTGCTCTGGCCGCGCCCGAGGTGTTGCCCGTCGAGCAGGTGAGGCCCGGGCTGGTCGGCTACGGGCTGACGGTGGTGCAGGGCACCCGCATCGATCGATTCGACGTGGAGGTCCTGGGCGTCGTCGAGCAGGCAGGACCGGCGGGTGATCTGATCCTGGTCCGGGTGAGCGGCCCTGCGGTGGAGCCCTTCGGCGGGATCGCGGCCGGGATGAGCGGCAGCCCCGTCTACGTCGATGGCCGCCTGCTCGGGGCCATTGGATACGCCTTCGAGTTCAGCGACCACTCGGTGGGCATGGTGACGCCCATCGCCGACATGCTCGAAGTGTTGCGGCGCGTGCCAGGCGAGCCCTCGCCGGCGTCGAGCGGGCCGGACGCCCAGGCTCGGGAGCGCGGCCCCTACCGGCACGTCGCGCTGGCCCCCGACCCGGCCACCGCTCGGCGGATGCGGGAGGCGCTACCGGCCGACACGGCCGTCATGCTGCCCGTCGCCACCCCCGTGATGGTGGGGGGCTTCGGGCCCCGGGCGCGGCGGGCCGTGGAGCGGCTCTTCGCCCCCTTCGGTCTGATGCTGGTGCCGGGAGGCGGGGCAGCGCCCGTGGGTGTGGGCGCCGCGGCGGGGGCCGACCCGGTCGAGCTCCGGCCGGGCAGCGCCTTCGGAGTCGGCTTGGTACAGGGCGACGTCAGCCTGACGGCCATCGGGACGGTCACCTACGTCGACGGCTCCCGGTTCGTGGGCTTCGGCCATCCCTTCCTCCAGAAGGGCAGCGTCGACTTCTTCGCCGGGCCGGCTTACATCCACCGCACCGTCGGCAGTCTCAGCGTCCCGTTCAAGGTGGGCAGCCTCGTCGGCGAGCCGAGCGCGGTGCTGACCGAGGACCGGCGCGCCGCCGTAGCGGGGAGGACCGACGCGCAGCCCGACGCCATCCGGCTGAGGGTGACGGTCGGGGATGTCTCGGGCGGCCGCAGCAGGACCCTCGAGGCCCGGGTCGTGCGCGACGACCTGCTGACGGTGCCCCTGGTGGCCGTGGCGGCGCTGGAGGCGCTGGACCGGGGGCTGGACCGCATCGGGCCGGGGACGGCCCGGACCATCTACCGGATCGAGGGCCGGGCGTTGCCCGGGGGCGGGGTCTTCGCCCGGGACGCCATGGACTACAGCGCGTCGGACATCGCGGCGCGGCTCTTGGGCGACTTCCTGGGGACGTTGCAGACCCTGTTGACCAACCGGCTCGAGGATATCGGCCTGACCTCCATCGACCTGACGGTGCAGGTGAGCCAGCAGCGCCAGACAGCCGCCATCGTCAGGGCCAGGC
This genomic interval from Limnochorda sp. LNt contains the following:
- a CDS encoding SpoIVB peptidase S55 domain-containing protein — its product is MRGARRLDRILPRALAVALAATGLCLAAAGALAAPEVLPVEQVRPGLVGYGLTVVQGTRIDRFDVEVLGVVEQAGPAGDLILVRVSGPAVEPFGGIAAGMSGSPVYVDGRLLGAIGYAFEFSDHSVGMVTPIADMLEVLRRVPGEPSPASSGPDAQARERGPYRHVALAPDPATARRMREALPADTAVMLPVATPVMVGGFGPRARRAVERLFAPFGLMLVPGGGAAPVGVGAAAGADPVELRPGSAFGVGLVQGDVSLTAIGTVTYVDGSRFVGFGHPFLQKGSVDFFAGPAYIHRTVGSLSVPFKVGSLVGEPSAVLTEDRRAAVAGRTDAQPDAIRLRVTVGDVSGGRSRTLEARVVRDDLLTVPLVAVAALEALDRGLDRIGPGTARTIYRIEGRALPGGGVFARDAMDYSASDIAARLLGDFLGTLQTLLTNRLEDIGLTSIDLTVQVSQQRQTAAIVRARPLSDAVRPGERLGVAVDLLPYRGELETRILTLQIPEDAAPGTVSVTVRGGSPGSFSLGLDLESLLSGEGGPTKSEESDQAPLDEGEIPTNLEKLLETLEGREKSNELVAEFYPGVLPGRADQGADATDAPEGGRATRLPGDGSSVESAPEPEGEGRTETGAVKRTLITPWVIEGSASFDVHILGRSTEPARAPGTVQADGGPVTP